The proteins below come from a single Cannabis sativa cultivar Pink pepper isolate KNU-18-1 chromosome 3, ASM2916894v1, whole genome shotgun sequence genomic window:
- the LOC115709810 gene encoding dirigent protein 17, with product MSDIAGNGKMEKQEIDSSSTGVLEIPGEPAVIINGVPDVCPTNVNVGSCTTLAVSESDGGHKGFGEWLEGREVQKLFGEHYYTGVVTEYDTEAGWYRVVYEDGDFEDLDWNELEEVLKPLDIMVPLKTLALKTIRRGKKSVDKTGVRAQTHLAKSVARKGKKALVLVPKGDSIMQPIS from the coding sequence ATGAGTGACATTGCTGGCAATGGAAAAATGGAAAAGCAGGAGATAGATTCTTCTTCAACTGGGGTCTTAGAGATACCGGGAGAACCTGCCGTCATCATTAATGGAGTGCCAGATGTTTGCCCAACTAATGTTAATGTTGGTTCCTGTACTACTCTAGCTGTGTCCGAATCTGATGGGGGACACAAAGGTTTTGGTGAATGGTTGGAAGGAAGGGAAGTGCAGAAGTTGTTTGGTGAGCACTACTATACCGGTGTTGTGACCGAATATGACACAGAAGCAGGGTGGTACAGAGTTGTTTATGAAGATGGTGACTTTGAAGATCTTGACTGGAATGAGTTAGAAGAGGTGCTTAAGCCCTTAGATATTATGGTTCCATTGAAAACTTTAGCTCTAAAAACAATCAGGAGAGGGAAGAAATCTGTTGATAAAACTGGGGTTAGAGCTCAAACCCATCTGGCCAAAAGTGTTGCTAGGAAGGGAAAGAAGGCCTTGGTGTTGGTACCTAAAGGTGACTCAATTATGCAGCCCATTAGTTGA
- the LOC115709809 gene encoding uncharacterized protein LOC115709809 has translation MSKLGLLRTAMSSKFSSIRTVRTTYKHGFVAFPARQFSTESEPQQTQDQAVDSFLRTSAPGSLYAKLTGCITRNTLKTDIVNLLEGCNLSLEDVKVEYFRDYNPSAMLVHFDSPQAYDQAFKMIMRKGRFYKMEKVAKSQWDTIAPYDGKTVLLQGIPLNAVPEDVARFLSGCEFDASSIQIFQKATVPDKMATVRFPTQTKAMNCFITKNKGFCLNNQVLVRVLQ, from the exons ATGTCAAAGCTTGGTCTCCTTCGAACCGCAATGAGCTCAAAATTTTCCTCTATTCGTACGGTGCGGACTACCTATAAGCATGGCTTCGTCGCCTTCCCCGCAAGGCAGTTTTCGACCGAATCAGAACCGCAGCAGACACAGGACCAAGCCGTCGATTCCTTTCTTAGAACCTCAGCCCCTG GTTCATTATATGCAAAATTGACTGGTTGTATTACTAGAAATACATTGAAGACGGATATTGTAAATTTGCTAGAAGGGTGCAACTTGAGTCTGGAGGATGTCAAAGTTGAGTATTTTAGGGACTACAATCCCTCTGCAAT GTTGGTGCATTTTGATTCTCCCCAGGCTTATGATCAGGCATTTAAGATGATTATGAGAAAGGGCCGCTTTTATAAAATGGAGAAG GTTGCGAAATCACAATGGGACACCATAGCGCCTTATGATGGAAAAACT GTTCTACTTCAAGGAATCCCGCTAAATGCAGTTCCAGAAGATGTTGCACGCTTTCTGTCTGGTTGCGAGTTCGATGCATCCTCCATCCAGATTTTTCAGAA AGCAACAGTCCCGGATAAGATGGCAACTGTACGCTTCCCTACTCAAACTAAGGCAATGAATTGTTTCATCACCAAGAACAAGGGATTCTGTCTGAATAATCAAGTCTTGGTTCGTGTACTCCAGTGa